One Longimicrobium sp. genomic region harbors:
- a CDS encoding DUF2277 domain-containing protein — MCRNIKTLANFEPPATDDEVHASALQFVRKLSGMTHPSKANEAAFNQAVEEVTAAARRLIDSLEIRSEPRDREEEMRKAKERSAKRFA, encoded by the coding sequence ATGTGCCGCAACATCAAGACGCTCGCCAACTTCGAGCCGCCGGCGACGGATGACGAGGTCCACGCCTCCGCGCTGCAGTTCGTGCGGAAGCTGAGCGGGATGACGCATCCCTCGAAGGCCAACGAGGCCGCGTTCAACCAGGCGGTGGAGGAGGTCACCGCCGCCGCCCGGCGCCTGATCGACTCGCTGGAGATCCGGTCGGAGCCGCGCGACCGTGAGGAGGAGATGCGGAAGGCGAAGGAGCGGTCGGCGAAGCGGTTCGCATAG